From the genome of Pantoea alfalfae, one region includes:
- a CDS encoding DUF2474 domain-containing protein gives MKSLSSMKDHNHSHNAEMKAPWWKRVMWLVFIYAASVLALGVVASLFRMMMTAAGMRSH, from the coding sequence ATGAAAAGCCTTAGCAGCATGAAAGACCACAACCACAGCCACAACGCAGAGATGAAAGCACCGTGGTGGAAGCGGGTGATGTGGCTGGTGTTTATCTACGCCGCCAGCGTGCTGGCGCTGGGTGTTGTCGCCTCGCTGTTCCGGATGATGATGACTGCGGCGGGTATGCGTAGTCATTAG
- a CDS encoding helix-turn-helix domain-containing protein: MLSQAIKKQHINDLVEWIEANLTDDLNIDQITLKSGYSKWHMQRMFKEMTGQTLAAYTRKRRLTMAAMALRLTRMTLIDIAVRFGFDNQQNFTRVFKGHFSLTPGAFRRIPHLPVKNFHGRILVRSLAERATLVEREEELHLCGETLEWECRFGEYIADHDHRVAEQARHLVALAGSHTTHGWLGFQYGPGHSSADQQNISLFQALAPQHAGLLGDNTASWSEVCGLYASIRWSGRPEQLTRFIEDIYYQHLPMLGVSRRPGKDLLRLDFAHCKPDWLSGVFSIPVMQA, from the coding sequence ATGCTTAGTCAGGCCATTAAAAAACAGCACATCAACGATCTGGTCGAGTGGATAGAAGCCAACCTCACCGACGATCTCAATATCGATCAAATCACCCTGAAATCAGGTTATTCCAAATGGCACATGCAGCGCATGTTCAAGGAGATGACCGGACAGACGCTGGCGGCGTATACCCGCAAACGGCGTCTGACGATGGCGGCCATGGCGCTGCGTCTGACGCGTATGACGCTGATCGATATCGCCGTACGTTTTGGCTTTGATAACCAGCAAAACTTCACGAGAGTGTTCAAAGGCCACTTTTCACTGACGCCTGGCGCGTTTCGCCGTATTCCTCATTTGCCGGTTAAAAACTTCCATGGGCGCATTCTGGTGCGCTCGCTGGCAGAGCGTGCGACGCTGGTGGAACGTGAGGAAGAACTGCACCTGTGCGGAGAGACACTGGAGTGGGAGTGCAGGTTTGGTGAGTATATTGCCGACCACGACCACCGTGTGGCAGAGCAGGCACGGCATCTGGTCGCGCTGGCGGGCAGCCATACGACGCACGGCTGGTTAGGTTTTCAGTATGGTCCCGGCCATAGCTCTGCTGACCAGCAGAATATCAGCCTGTTTCAGGCGCTGGCACCACAACATGCCGGGCTGCTGGGTGACAATACCGCCAGCTGGAGCGAGGTGTGTGGCCTTTATGCGTCGATCCGCTGGAGCGGCAGGCCGGAGCAGCTGACGCGCTTTATCGAGGATATCTACTATCAGCATCTGCCCATGCTGGGCGTGTCACGCCGTCCGGGCAAAGACCTGCTGCGTCTTGATTTTGCGCACTGTAAGCCCGACTGGCTCAGCGGTGTTTTTTCTATTCCGGTGATGCAAGCGTAG
- a CDS encoding siderophore-interacting protein, which translates to MTTTAEKRTPQRVRNELRFRHIQVESKTHIAGKFWRIRFSGSDLAGFTSPGFDDHIKVFFPSAKSETLALPQITDAGIVWPEGLRPQARDYTPLEFDGESSLTLDFYIHQQGVASDWAAQAQVGDQLIVGGPRGSLVVPTDYAFQLYVCDETGLPAFARRQRDARAQALHLYAFTDEATGRDYFTDTTGVTANWLGSGQMQKAQLSQLITRLDQLTFPTEDYFIWLTGEGEFVKALSDYFTSQRGLDSDFVRAVAYWHQK; encoded by the coding sequence TTGACTACAACAGCCGAAAAGCGAACGCCGCAGCGCGTCCGCAATGAACTGCGTTTTCGCCATATCCAGGTCGAGAGTAAAACGCATATTGCCGGGAAATTCTGGCGCATCCGGTTCAGCGGCAGCGATCTGGCAGGCTTTACGTCGCCAGGCTTTGATGACCACATCAAGGTGTTTTTCCCTTCTGCTAAAAGTGAAACTCTGGCTCTGCCACAGATTACCGACGCAGGCATTGTCTGGCCTGAAGGTTTACGTCCGCAGGCGCGTGATTACACGCCGCTGGAATTCGATGGTGAGTCTTCACTGACCCTCGACTTCTATATTCATCAGCAGGGCGTAGCCAGTGACTGGGCCGCGCAGGCGCAGGTGGGCGATCAACTGATTGTTGGTGGGCCACGCGGCTCGCTGGTGGTGCCGACCGATTACGCATTTCAGCTTTACGTCTGCGACGAAACCGGGCTGCCCGCTTTTGCCCGCCGTCAGCGTGATGCCCGCGCCCAGGCGCTGCATCTCTATGCCTTTACCGATGAAGCGACCGGTCGCGACTATTTTACAGATACGACAGGCGTAACGGCAAACTGGCTGGGCAGCGGTCAGATGCAAAAAGCGCAGCTCAGCCAGCTGATTACCCGGCTGGATCAGCTCACGTTCCCGACGGAAGATTACTTTATCTGGCTGACCGGCGAGGGGGAGTTTGTTAAAGCGCTGTCTGACTACTTTACATCGCAGCGTGGTCTCGACAGCGACTTCGTGCGGGCGGTGGCCTACTGGCATCAGAAGTAA
- a CDS encoding PadR family transcriptional regulator translates to MKQHPTSTSSDEQTSRAGGCSGRRKRREKMLEAGEIRLLMLHFLAQNAAHGYELIKSVEELSKGEYSPSPGIIYPNLTLLEEMEAIQVVDAQAARKAYRLTAAGEAQLADNRETVASLITRLSTLAIVVNNRSIPAVEQAIHGLKVALNQRLAQEDISEAALQTLIRALHDAADKITHS, encoded by the coding sequence ATGAAACAGCATCCGACTTCTACTTCATCTGACGAACAGACTTCGCGCGCAGGCGGCTGCAGCGGACGACGTAAACGACGTGAAAAGATGCTGGAAGCGGGTGAGATACGCCTGCTGATGCTCCATTTCCTGGCGCAGAATGCGGCGCACGGCTATGAGCTGATCAAGTCCGTTGAGGAGCTGTCAAAGGGAGAGTATTCGCCCAGTCCGGGGATCATCTATCCCAACCTGACGCTGCTGGAAGAGATGGAGGCGATTCAGGTGGTGGATGCGCAGGCAGCGCGTAAAGCCTACCGACTGACGGCGGCTGGTGAGGCGCAGCTGGCGGATAATCGCGAAACGGTAGCCAGCCTGATTACGCGTCTCTCTACGCTGGCAATCGTGGTCAATAACCGCAGCATTCCTGCTGTGGAGCAGGCAATTCACGGGCTGAAGGTGGCTCTGAATCAACGACTGGCGCAGGAAGATATTTCAGAAGCCGCGCTGCAGACGCTGATTAGGGCGCTGCACGACGCGGCTGATAAAATCACCCACAGTTAA
- a CDS encoding SelT/SelW/SelH family protein, translated as MAQKPVVVIHYCMQCNWLMRSAWMAQELLHTFAEDLAEVTLKPGTGGIFEITLDGHLLWERKRDCGFPDATTLKQRVRDICFPDRTLGHIDKNKSEIS; from the coding sequence ATGGCGCAAAAACCTGTGGTTGTTATTCACTACTGTATGCAATGCAACTGGCTGATGCGGTCAGCGTGGATGGCACAGGAACTGTTGCATACCTTCGCTGAGGATCTGGCAGAGGTCACGCTGAAACCCGGCACCGGCGGTATTTTTGAGATTACGCTGGATGGTCATCTGCTGTGGGAACGTAAGCGGGACTGTGGTTTCCCGGATGCGACTACCCTGAAACAGCGCGTGCGCGACATCTGTTTCCCGGATCGTACCCTGGGTCACATCGATAAGAATAAGAGTGAAATCAGCTGA
- a CDS encoding CinA family protein, protein MAKSLDQTAEQLGNILLSSGLHLTTAESCTAGLISMTLAAVESSGDFYTSGFVTYSENAKIRLLGVHPDTLKQHTAVSEQTAREMVQGACARSGEPVGLSITGYAGPDGGEDGTPAGTIWFGWVLPDGRDDAECHQFSGDPKSVMEQGTQFALEGLIKRLQRTSR, encoded by the coding sequence ATGGCAAAATCATTAGATCAAACCGCTGAGCAACTGGGTAACATTTTACTCTCCTCCGGACTTCATCTGACGACCGCCGAATCCTGTACCGCCGGGCTGATCAGCATGACGCTGGCCGCGGTGGAAAGCAGCGGCGACTTCTATACCAGCGGCTTCGTCACCTACAGCGAAAATGCCAAAATCCGTTTGCTGGGCGTGCATCCTGATACGCTGAAACAGCACACGGCGGTGAGCGAGCAGACGGCACGTGAAATGGTACAGGGAGCCTGCGCCCGCTCTGGTGAACCGGTGGGGTTATCGATTACCGGCTATGCCGGACCCGATGGTGGCGAAGATGGCACGCCAGCAGGCACTATCTGGTTTGGCTGGGTATTGCCCGACGGCAGGGACGATGCGGAGTGCCATCAGTTCAGCGGCGATCCGAAGTCCGTGATGGAGCAGGGCACGCAGTTCGCGCTGGAAGGGTTGATCAAACGACTGCAGCGAACCAGTCGATAA
- the acuI gene encoding acrylyl-CoA reductase (NADPH): MFKALVIENDEQGYRSLLKDLTESQLPDHDVTLDVSYSSLNYKDALAICNKGPIVRQFPMVPGIDFVGRVTASRHPDWKEDDVALLTGWGAGEKQWGGLAQKASVSGDWLVRVPASLSPLQTMAIGTAGLTAMLCVMALEKQGITPGHGPVLVTGASGGVGSYSVSLLARLGYQVIASSGRASDHAYLIDTLGAASVINREELSHPGKPLTKERWAAAIDSVGSHTLANVLAGIQRDGVVAACGMAQGLDLPASVAPFILRGITLAGVDSVMCPKPLRQQAWQRLGELLDSDRLRKLSRVIPLSEAREGAQALLDGSVQGRLIVDCR; the protein is encoded by the coding sequence ATGTTCAAGGCACTGGTCATTGAAAATGACGAACAAGGTTACCGTTCTCTGCTGAAAGATCTCACCGAATCCCAACTGCCAGACCACGATGTCACGCTCGACGTCAGCTACTCATCCCTGAACTATAAAGATGCCCTGGCTATCTGCAACAAAGGCCCGATTGTGCGCCAGTTTCCGATGGTGCCAGGTATCGATTTTGTCGGCCGCGTGACGGCCAGCCGTCATCCCGACTGGAAAGAGGATGATGTGGCGCTGCTGACGGGCTGGGGCGCAGGCGAAAAACAGTGGGGCGGCCTGGCGCAGAAAGCCAGCGTCAGCGGCGACTGGCTGGTGCGCGTGCCCGCCTCTCTTAGCCCGCTGCAGACCATGGCCATCGGCACAGCAGGGCTGACCGCTATGCTCTGCGTCATGGCGCTGGAAAAACAGGGCATCACGCCCGGACACGGACCCGTGCTGGTGACCGGTGCCAGTGGCGGCGTCGGCAGCTACAGCGTCAGCCTGCTGGCGCGTCTGGGTTATCAGGTGATCGCCTCCAGCGGGCGCGCCAGCGACCATGCGTATCTTATCGATACACTGGGCGCGGCATCGGTGATTAACCGCGAAGAGCTTTCTCATCCCGGCAAGCCGCTGACAAAAGAGCGCTGGGCCGCCGCGATAGACAGCGTCGGCAGTCACACTCTGGCGAACGTGCTGGCCGGCATTCAGCGTGACGGCGTGGTGGCTGCCTGCGGTATGGCGCAGGGACTCGACCTGCCCGCCAGCGTCGCACCTTTTATTTTGCGTGGCATCACGCTGGCGGGTGTCGACAGCGTGATGTGTCCGAAGCCGCTTCGTCAGCAGGCATGGCAGCGGCTCGGTGAGCTGCTGGATAGCGATCGGCTCCGCAAACTGAGCCGGGTGATCCCGCTGAGTGAAGCCAGAGAAGGTGCGCAGGCATTGCTGGATGGCAGCGTACAGGGTCGTCTGATTGTCGACTGTCGCTAA
- a CDS encoding ornithine decarboxylase: protein MTPLKIAASAAVAPSLTLNTARDVVTLDNTDFTDVAAVVVSLADTRSGVLALLRHTGFNLPVFVANAFEEEVMHLPGVSGELNGEPQEWLALEAAAQAYEAALLPPFFETLTRYVDMQNSTFACPGHQGGAFFKKHPAGKQFYDFYGENVFRSDMCNADVKLGDLLIHEGSAKDAQKYAAKVFNADKTYFVLNGTSSANKVVTNALLTRGDLVLFDRNNHKSNHHGALIQAGATPVYLEAARNPFGFIGGIDAHCFDEAYLREQIAVVAPQRAEEARPFRLAIIQLGTYDGTVYNARQVVDRIGHLCDYILFDSAWLGYEQFIPLMEGCSPLTLELNENDPGIFVTQSVHKQLAGFSQTSQIHKKDNHIRGQRRFCPHKRLNNAFMLHASTSPFYPLFAALDINARMHQGEAGRRMWDECVTLGIEARKAILERCEMILPFVPEIVDGQRWQDAPTQTIARDLRYFSFEPQAKWHGFAGYARDQYRVDPCKLLLTTAGIDAASGEYSDFGIPATILANYLRENGIVPEKCDLNSILFLLTPAESPEKMTNLVAMLAQFEQHVKEDAPLAEVLPTIYRKNAQRYAGYTLRRLCQEMHDLYVSHNVKDLQRLMFRAAEFPPVSVNPQDAHQAYIRGEVELVPIAEAAGRVAAEGALPYPPGVLCVVPGEVWGGAVQRYFLALEEGLNLLPGFSPELQGVYTEEDEHGRKYLVANMMVGR, encoded by the coding sequence ATGACTCCACTGAAAATTGCTGCCAGCGCTGCTGTCGCACCCAGCCTGACCCTGAACACCGCGCGTGACGTAGTGACGCTGGACAATACCGACTTTACGGATGTGGCGGCGGTCGTCGTCTCGCTGGCGGATACCCGCAGCGGTGTGCTGGCGCTGCTGCGTCACACCGGTTTTAATCTGCCGGTGTTTGTCGCGAATGCGTTTGAAGAAGAGGTGATGCACCTGCCTGGCGTTAGCGGTGAGCTGAATGGCGAGCCGCAGGAGTGGCTTGCGCTGGAAGCCGCTGCGCAGGCGTATGAAGCGGCGCTGCTGCCACCCTTTTTCGAGACGCTGACCCGCTATGTCGATATGCAGAACAGCACCTTTGCCTGCCCCGGACATCAGGGTGGGGCATTCTTTAAAAAGCATCCGGCGGGCAAACAGTTTTATGACTTCTATGGCGAGAATGTTTTCCGCTCTGACATGTGCAACGCCGACGTCAAACTGGGCGACCTGCTGATCCACGAAGGTTCGGCTAAAGATGCACAGAAGTATGCGGCAAAGGTGTTTAACGCCGATAAAACCTACTTTGTGCTCAACGGCACCTCAAGCGCTAATAAAGTAGTGACCAATGCGCTGCTGACCCGCGGTGATCTGGTGCTGTTTGACCGTAACAATCACAAGTCGAACCATCATGGCGCGCTGATTCAGGCGGGCGCGACCCCGGTCTATCTTGAAGCAGCACGTAACCCTTTCGGCTTTATTGGCGGCATTGACGCGCACTGCTTTGATGAGGCTTATCTGCGCGAGCAGATCGCGGTCGTCGCCCCCCAGCGTGCAGAAGAGGCGCGGCCTTTCCGTCTGGCGATTATCCAGCTCGGCACCTACGATGGCACGGTCTACAACGCCCGCCAGGTGGTGGATCGCATCGGTCATCTGTGTGATTACATCCTGTTTGATTCCGCGTGGCTCGGCTATGAGCAGTTCATTCCGCTGATGGAAGGCTGTTCGCCGCTGACCCTGGAGCTGAATGAAAACGATCCTGGCATCTTTGTCACGCAGTCCGTACATAAGCAGCTGGCCGGTTTTTCGCAGACCTCGCAGATTCATAAAAAAGATAACCACATTCGCGGACAGCGGCGCTTCTGCCCGCATAAGCGACTGAATAACGCCTTTATGCTGCATGCTTCAACCAGTCCGTTTTATCCGCTGTTTGCCGCGCTGGATATCAACGCCAGAATGCATCAGGGCGAAGCGGGACGTCGCATGTGGGATGAGTGCGTCACGCTGGGTATTGAGGCGCGTAAAGCGATCCTGGAACGCTGCGAAATGATCCTGCCGTTTGTGCCGGAGATCGTTGATGGACAGCGCTGGCAGGATGCGCCCACGCAAACGATCGCCCGCGATCTGCGCTACTTCAGCTTTGAACCGCAGGCGAAGTGGCACGGTTTTGCGGGTTACGCGCGCGATCAGTATCGGGTCGATCCCTGCAAGCTGCTGCTGACCACGGCAGGGATCGATGCGGCCAGCGGGGAATACAGTGATTTTGGGATCCCGGCCACCATTCTGGCCAACTACCTGCGTGAAAACGGCATCGTGCCGGAGAAGTGCGATCTCAACTCGATCCTGTTCCTGCTGACCCCGGCTGAGAGCCCGGAGAAGATGACGAATCTGGTGGCGATGCTGGCGCAGTTTGAGCAGCACGTTAAAGAGGATGCGCCGCTGGCCGAAGTGCTGCCGACGATTTACCGCAAAAACGCGCAACGTTATGCCGGCTATACCCTGCGTCGCCTCTGTCAGGAGATGCACGACCTTTACGTCAGTCATAACGTGAAGGATCTACAGCGCCTGATGTTCCGCGCCGCGGAGTTCCCGCCGGTCAGCGTGAATCCGCAGGATGCACATCAGGCTTATATTCGCGGCGAAGTGGAGCTGGTGCCTATCGCCGAGGCCGCAGGCCGGGTCGCTGCGGAAGGCGCGCTGCCTTATCCACCGGGCGTGCTGTGCGTCGTGCCGGGAGAAGTCTGGGGCGGCGCGGTGCAGCGTTACTTCCTGGCGCTAGAGGAGGGGCTGAATCTGCTGCCCGGCTTCTCCCCGGAGCTGCAGGGTGTTTACACCGAAGAGGATGAGCATGGACGTAAGTATCTGGTGGCCAATATGATGGTGGGGCGCTGA
- the mltC gene encoding membrane-bound lytic murein transglycosylase MltC gives MNKKLIALLVIAPLLVSCSGSKNQQSHEEWVKDTNGFDILMGQFAHNIENIWGINEVLIAGPKDYVKYSDNYYTRSHINFESGKLTIETISGTDPMASLRQAIVTTLLIGEDPGNVDLYSDANDIEISKEPLLYGQVLDNTGQPIRWQGRAEAFADYLIQNKLMRRTSGLHVIYSISIPMVPNHLDKRAHKYLPMVRKAAEQYGVDASLILAIMQTESSFNPYAVSHSDALGLMQVVQHTAGVDVFRMKGKWGKPSRSYLLDPENNIDAGTAYLSLLQRSYLGGIQDPVSRRYAVITAYNGGAGSVLRVFSSDKDRAFSMINGMSPGKVYSTLANQHPSAESRRYLYKVSTAQKSYRGF, from the coding sequence ATGAATAAAAAATTAATCGCCCTGCTGGTGATAGCCCCACTTTTGGTTTCCTGTTCCGGGTCAAAGAATCAGCAATCCCACGAGGAATGGGTTAAAGACACCAACGGCTTTGATATTCTAATGGGCCAGTTTGCTCACAATATTGAGAATATCTGGGGTATCAATGAGGTCCTGATCGCCGGACCTAAAGATTACGTCAAATATAGCGACAACTATTACACCCGCAGCCACATCAACTTTGAAAGCGGTAAGCTGACCATCGAGACGATTTCTGGTACCGATCCGATGGCCAGTCTGCGTCAGGCGATCGTGACCACGCTGTTGATTGGCGAAGATCCGGGCAATGTCGATCTCTACTCTGACGCCAACGACATCGAGATCAGTAAAGAGCCGCTGCTCTATGGTCAGGTGCTGGATAACACCGGTCAGCCGATTCGCTGGCAGGGCCGCGCGGAAGCCTTTGCTGACTATCTGATTCAGAATAAATTGATGCGCCGCACCTCGGGTCTGCATGTGATTTACAGCATTTCGATTCCGATGGTGCCGAACCACCTGGACAAGCGAGCGCACAAATACCTGCCGATGGTGCGTAAAGCCGCCGAGCAGTATGGTGTCGACGCTTCGTTGATCCTGGCGATTATGCAGACGGAGTCGAGCTTTAACCCCTACGCCGTGAGCCATTCTGATGCGCTGGGTCTGATGCAGGTGGTGCAGCATACCGCCGGTGTTGACGTATTCCGCATGAAGGGTAAATGGGGCAAACCGAGCCGCAGCTATCTGCTGGATCCGGAGAACAATATCGATGCCGGTACGGCTTATCTGTCACTGTTGCAACGCAGCTATCTGGGCGGCATTCAGGATCCGGTATCACGCCGCTATGCAGTAATCACCGCCTATAACGGTGGTGCAGGCAGCGTGCTGCGCGTCTTCTCCAGCGATAAAGATCGCGCGTTCTCGATGATTAACGGCATGTCACCGGGCAAGGTCTATTCGACCCTGGCGAACCAGCATCCGTCGGCGGAGTCGCGTCGTTATCTGTATAAGGTGAGCACTGCTCAGAAGAGTTATCGGGGATTCTGA
- a CDS encoding oxidative damage protection protein yields MSRTIFCTFLQRDAEGQDFQLYPGDLGKRIYNDISKEAWQKWMAKQTMLINEKKLNMMNPEDRKVLEKEMINFLFEGKDVHIEGYTPPEA; encoded by the coding sequence ATGAGCCGCACCATTTTTTGTACTTTTTTACAGCGCGACGCGGAAGGTCAGGATTTTCAGCTCTATCCGGGCGACCTGGGTAAACGCATTTACAACGACATCTCCAAAGAAGCCTGGCAGAAGTGGATGGCGAAACAGACCATGTTGATCAATGAGAAGAAGCTCAACATGATGAATCCCGAAGATCGTAAAGTGCTGGAGAAGGAGATGATCAATTTCCTGTTCGAAGGCAAAGACGTTCATATCGAAGGCTATACACCGCCAGAAGCGTAA
- the mutY gene encoding A/G-specific adenine glycosylase translates to MMQAPQFAQQVLDWYQRFGRKTLPWQLEKTPYKVWLSEVMLQQTQVATVIPYFERFMARFPTVTDLAAAPLDEVLHLWTGLGYYARARNLHKAAKQIVEVHRGEFPRNFDDVSALPGVGRSTAGAILSLSLGQHFPILDGNVKRVLARCYAVSGWPGKKEVEKRLWQISEEVTPAEGVSQFNQAMMDLGAIVCTRSKPKCEICPLNSGCEAYASNSWASYPGKKPKQVLPERSGWFLMIQDGDDVWLEQRPPVGLWGGLFCFPQFTTEAALNDWLAARGIHAKPQQLTAFRHTFSHFHLDIVPMWLSWPSAGAAMDEAGGLWYNLALPPSVGLAAPVERLLHELRHPRQLALDSCEINEEE, encoded by the coding sequence ATGATGCAAGCGCCGCAGTTCGCGCAACAGGTGCTGGACTGGTATCAGCGCTTTGGTCGCAAAACCCTGCCGTGGCAGCTGGAGAAAACACCTTATAAGGTGTGGCTCTCCGAAGTGATGCTACAGCAAACCCAGGTTGCCACGGTTATTCCCTATTTTGAACGCTTTATGGCGCGCTTCCCTACGGTCACCGATCTCGCTGCGGCGCCGCTGGATGAGGTACTGCATCTCTGGACCGGCCTCGGCTACTACGCCCGGGCGCGTAATCTCCATAAAGCCGCAAAGCAGATTGTTGAGGTTCATCGGGGCGAATTCCCACGTAATTTCGATGATGTCTCAGCCCTGCCCGGCGTTGGCCGCTCTACGGCGGGCGCGATCCTGTCGCTGTCGCTGGGTCAGCATTTCCCGATTCTGGATGGCAACGTCAAGCGCGTGCTGGCCCGCTGCTATGCCGTCAGCGGCTGGCCGGGTAAAAAAGAGGTCGAGAAACGGCTCTGGCAGATCAGCGAAGAGGTCACACCCGCCGAGGGCGTCAGCCAGTTTAATCAGGCTATGATGGATCTGGGTGCGATTGTCTGCACCCGCTCTAAGCCGAAGTGTGAAATCTGCCCGCTGAACAGCGGGTGTGAGGCGTACGCCAGCAACAGCTGGGCGAGCTATCCCGGCAAGAAGCCTAAGCAGGTGCTGCCAGAGCGCAGCGGCTGGTTCCTGATGATTCAGGATGGCGATGATGTCTGGCTGGAGCAGCGCCCGCCTGTGGGTCTGTGGGGCGGTCTGTTCTGCTTTCCGCAGTTCACCACCGAAGCGGCGCTGAATGACTGGCTGGCAGCGCGTGGCATCCATGCAAAACCACAGCAGCTTACTGCGTTTCGTCACACCTTCAGCCATTTCCATCTCGATATCGTGCCGATGTGGCTGTCGTGGCCTTCTGCCGGGGCGGCGATGGATGAAGCAGGCGGTCTCTGGTATAACTTAGCGCTGCCACCATCTGTGGGATTAGCTGCACCCGTTGAGCGCCTGTTACACGAGCTGCGCCATCCCCGACAACTGGCTTTGGACAGTTGTGAGATTAATGAGGAAGAGTAA
- the trmB gene encoding tRNA (guanosine(46)-N7)-methyltransferase TrmB, translating to MINDVITPEFDENGRPLRRIRSFVRRQGRLTKGQQQALDTLWPVMGVEYQPEPVDLPALFGREAPVTLEIGFGMGASLVTMAQNTPHQNFLGIEVHAPGVGACLAAAKEADVQNLRVMCHDAVEVLEKMIPDNSLRMVQLFFPDPWHKARHNKRRIVQVPFAELVMRKLKPGGVFHMATDWEAYAEHMLEVMNSIDGYRNQSEQQNYVPRPETRPLTKFEQRGQRLGHGVWDLMFERVK from the coding sequence ATGATTAATGACGTCATCACCCCAGAATTTGATGAGAACGGGCGGCCATTGCGCCGGATCCGCAGCTTTGTGCGCCGCCAGGGTCGCTTAACGAAAGGCCAACAGCAGGCGCTGGACACCCTGTGGCCGGTCATGGGGGTGGAATATCAGCCGGAGCCTGTCGATCTGCCCGCACTGTTTGGCCGCGAAGCTCCGGTCACGCTGGAGATTGGCTTTGGTATGGGCGCGTCCCTGGTGACCATGGCGCAGAACACACCGCATCAGAACTTCCTGGGTATTGAAGTGCACGCGCCGGGCGTGGGTGCCTGTCTCGCCGCCGCCAAAGAAGCCGATGTACAGAACCTGCGGGTGATGTGTCACGATGCGGTAGAAGTGCTGGAGAAGATGATTCCGGATAACTCACTGCGCATGGTTCAGCTTTTCTTCCCCGATCCATGGCATAAAGCGCGTCACAATAAACGCCGTATCGTTCAGGTACCTTTCGCCGAGCTGGTGATGCGTAAACTGAAGCCGGGCGGCGTTTTCCATATGGCGACCGACTGGGAAGCCTACGCGGAGCATATGCTTGAAGTGATGAACAGCATCGATGGCTACCGCAACCAGTCAGAGCAACAGAATTACGTGCCGCGTCCTGAGACGCGTCCACTGACCAAGTTTGAGCAGCGCGGGCAGCGTTTAGGCCACGGCGTATGGGATTTAATGTTTGAGAGGGTGAAATAA
- a CDS encoding YggL family protein produces MATQRSRRLRKKLHIDEFQELGFSVAWRFPEGTSESEIDETLNQFINEAIDPNGLAFDGSGYLVWEGLVCLQKTGKCTDEHRALVRKWLEDRKLQDVQMTELFDVWWD; encoded by the coding sequence ATGGCCACACAACGCAGCCGCCGTTTACGTAAAAAACTGCACATCGACGAGTTTCAGGAACTGGGCTTCTCCGTTGCCTGGCGCTTTCCGGAAGGCACCAGCGAAAGCGAAATCGATGAGACGCTGAACCAGTTCATCAATGAAGCGATCGATCCTAACGGCCTTGCCTTTGATGGCAGCGGCTACCTGGTGTGGGAAGGTCTGGTTTGCCTGCAGAAAACCGGCAAATGCACCGATGAGCATCGTGCGCTGGTCCGCAAATGGCTGGAAGACCGCAAGCTGCAGGATGTGCAGATGACGGAACTCTTTGACGTCTGGTGGGACTAA
- a CDS encoding YggN family protein encodes MMRKALLAVLLVAATQAQAAYECSVKPQDDVVIKPQSVQVVGASGNMEISPQGDVQFNGQKVSLDIAERQKAIDYQNALRRDLPWIDSGATSRLEKGRAALDRVIVEKLGTDSNVRNRLTTLNGQLKQQMNRIIEHREDGLTFHHQAIDEVRAEGERLVQSTLGGVMQDSLNEMGSKQGSGGSNPLQAIMGNLGGLQQSIQAEWSKQEQDFQNFGHEVCNRVISLEDQRKQLTRALKK; translated from the coding sequence ATGATGCGTAAAGCGCTTCTTGCTGTGCTGCTGGTGGCAGCAACTCAGGCTCAGGCAGCCTACGAATGCAGCGTTAAGCCACAGGACGATGTGGTGATTAAACCGCAGAGCGTGCAGGTGGTCGGTGCCAGTGGCAATATGGAAATCTCGCCGCAGGGCGACGTGCAGTTCAACGGCCAGAAAGTTTCGCTGGATATCGCTGAACGTCAGAAAGCGATCGACTATCAGAACGCGCTGCGTCGCGATCTTCCGTGGATCGATAGCGGAGCGACATCCCGTCTGGAAAAAGGACGTGCGGCACTGGATCGGGTCATCGTTGAAAAACTGGGCACCGACAGCAACGTGCGTAATCGCCTGACCACGCTGAATGGTCAGCTGAAACAGCAGATGAACCGCATCATTGAACATCGGGAAGACGGTCTGACGTTCCACCATCAGGCGATTGATGAGGTGCGCGCCGAAGGCGAACGGCTGGTGCAGTCAACGCTGGGCGGCGTGATGCAGGATAGTCTGAATGAGATGGGCAGTAAGCAGGGCAGCGGCGGCAGTAATCCGCTGCAGGCAATTATGGGCAATCTGGGCGGTCTGCAACAGTCGATTCAGGCTGAGTGGAGCAAGCAGGAGCAGGATTTCCAGAACTTCGGACACGAAGTATGTAATCGCGTTATTTCGCTGGAAGATCAGCGTAAACAGCTTACCCGCGCACTGAAAAAATAA